One window from the genome of Dolosigranulum savutiense encodes:
- a CDS encoding (deoxy)nucleoside triphosphate pyrophosphohydrolase: MTDKLIKVVGAAIVRDGHILAVERSETMTLPNLWEFPGGKIEPGETKEEALTREIQEELGLTIVVDEFINTARFQYDFGIVELSVFTVRIKAGELRLTEHSQYKWLKPTELNTLTWAPVDIEAVNILSQKSV; this comes from the coding sequence ATGACTGATAAATTAATAAAAGTTGTAGGAGCTGCTATTGTCCGTGACGGTCATATCTTAGCTGTTGAGCGTTCAGAGACCATGACTTTGCCAAACTTGTGGGAGTTCCCTGGTGGCAAAATCGAACCCGGCGAAACAAAAGAAGAGGCACTTACTCGCGAAATTCAAGAAGAACTAGGGCTTACTATTGTTGTAGATGAATTTATTAATACAGCACGCTTCCAATATGATTTTGGTATAGTTGAGCTTTCTGTCTTTACTGTTCGTATTAAAGCTGGTGAACTCAGACTAACCGAACATAGCCAATATAAATGGTTAAAGCCAACTGAACTAAACACCCTCACATGGGCACCCGTTGATATTGAAGCTGTTAATATTCTGTCACAAAAATCTGTTTAA
- a CDS encoding heavy metal translocating P-type ATPase: protein MSETKTYEIEGMNCASCAQTIQDAANKLSGVIEATVNFASEKIKVEYDESFTIDALEAAVDEAGYTLVVPQDATKIFLIEGMTCASCAQSIEGAVSDIDGVTEASVNLASEKMTVTYDPLKVSVRDIIDEVDNTGYHAKIQQKDTADEETSEAKFSKEADYKKRTIIGFLFMIPLMIFSMAPMFGVNLPSAVNPMTSPLNFALVQLVMTLPVMYTGIPYYKQGFKTLLAGHPNMNALIGLGTGAAFLYSLGATMGIWMYGNHELAMGLYFETTTMILALHSLGKYMEERSKGKMNEAVQSLMNLAAKTARIVHDDQEEEVPVEQVAPGDIIRVRPGEKLPVDGIVVEGRTAVDESMLTGESIPVEKEAGSEVIGASINQNGSIDYRATKVGDDTALSQIITLVEEAQGSKAPIANMADIVTKYFVPTVIALALISSLLWFFAGQSFIFSLSIAISVLVIACPCALGLATPTAIMVGTGKGAEHGVLIKSGEALENIHDVDTVVFDKTGTLTKGEPELTDIIPAEPVKVSEAELLSLAASAEKGSEHSLAQAIVDAAKERNLTLQDTTDFEAIPGRGIQARVDGQLIYFGNQKLMTEQTIDLSDAILDQSDQLADEGKTPMYLANEDGLLAIIAVADVLKPSSREAIDSLHEKGIEVVMLTGDNERTAQAVAAEAGIDGVFAEVLPSDKSDKIIELQEQGKKVAMVGDGINDAPALAQADIGIAIGSGTDVAVDSADVVLMRDDTREVNTTIELSNATLKNIKQNLFWAFAYNTLGIPVAMGLLYLFGGPLLSPEIAAIAMSFSSVSVLLNASRLKTFTPSKAKQ, encoded by the coding sequence ATGTCAGAGACAAAAACATATGAGATTGAGGGAATGAATTGTGCGTCGTGTGCGCAGACGATTCAAGACGCGGCGAATAAGTTAAGTGGTGTGATCGAAGCGACTGTCAACTTCGCCAGTGAGAAGATTAAGGTGGAGTATGATGAGAGCTTCACGATTGACGCATTGGAGGCGGCTGTTGATGAGGCGGGGTATACATTAGTTGTACCTCAAGATGCGACGAAGATTTTTCTCATTGAAGGGATGACGTGTGCTTCTTGTGCGCAATCAATCGAAGGTGCCGTGAGTGATATAGACGGTGTAACGGAAGCCTCCGTCAACTTAGCGAGCGAGAAGATGACGGTGACCTATGATCCGCTGAAAGTATCGGTGCGTGATATTATCGATGAAGTGGACAACACCGGCTATCATGCCAAAATCCAACAAAAAGATACCGCTGATGAAGAAACATCTGAAGCGAAATTTTCAAAAGAAGCAGACTACAAAAAACGGACCATTATTGGCTTCTTATTCATGATTCCGTTGATGATTTTTTCAATGGCACCGATGTTCGGTGTTAACTTGCCGTCAGCTGTTAATCCCATGACCAGTCCGTTGAACTTCGCGCTGGTGCAACTCGTGATGACACTACCGGTGATGTATACTGGTATTCCTTATTATAAACAAGGGTTCAAGACGCTGCTAGCGGGCCACCCGAATATGAATGCGCTGATCGGCTTGGGAACTGGGGCAGCCTTCCTGTACTCGCTCGGTGCAACAATGGGTATCTGGATGTACGGCAATCATGAATTAGCAATGGGTCTGTACTTCGAGACGACGACGATGATTCTAGCCTTGCACTCACTAGGCAAATATATGGAAGAGCGCTCGAAAGGTAAAATGAACGAAGCAGTCCAATCATTGATGAATCTGGCAGCTAAGACAGCTCGCATCGTTCATGATGATCAAGAAGAGGAAGTCCCCGTCGAGCAAGTTGCTCCGGGTGATATTATTCGTGTTCGTCCGGGAGAGAAGCTTCCCGTTGACGGAATTGTGGTTGAGGGACGGACAGCGGTTGATGAATCGATGTTAACCGGCGAAAGCATCCCCGTTGAGAAAGAAGCCGGCTCGGAAGTCATCGGAGCCAGTATCAACCAGAACGGCTCAATCGATTACCGTGCGACCAAAGTAGGCGATGATACCGCTCTAAGTCAGATTATTACGTTAGTCGAAGAAGCACAAGGCTCGAAAGCACCGATTGCGAACATGGCGGATATTGTGACCAAGTATTTCGTGCCGACTGTGATAGCTCTGGCTTTAATCAGCAGTCTACTCTGGTTCTTCGCGGGTCAAAGTTTTATCTTCTCATTATCGATCGCGATTTCAGTTTTAGTGATTGCTTGTCCATGTGCACTTGGCTTGGCTACACCTACTGCTATTATGGTTGGAACGGGTAAAGGTGCTGAACATGGCGTCCTCATTAAGTCGGGAGAAGCGCTTGAGAACATTCACGATGTTGATACCGTTGTGTTCGATAAGACCGGAACGTTGACTAAAGGGGAACCAGAACTGACCGATATTATCCCGGCTGAGCCAGTTAAGGTAAGTGAAGCGGAATTGCTAAGCCTTGCAGCCTCTGCTGAAAAAGGCTCGGAACATTCCTTAGCACAAGCGATTGTGGACGCTGCTAAAGAACGCAACTTGACACTACAAGACACTACAGATTTCGAGGCCATTCCGGGACGTGGGATTCAAGCACGTGTGGACGGTCAACTCATTTACTTCGGCAATCAAAAACTGATGACTGAACAAACTATTGACTTATCAGACGCCATCTTAGATCAGTCGGACCAATTAGCCGATGAAGGGAAGACACCGATGTACTTGGCTAATGAAGACGGCTTGTTGGCCATCATTGCAGTGGCCGATGTCTTAAAACCAAGTAGCCGTGAAGCGATTGATTCCTTGCACGAAAAAGGCATCGAAGTGGTCATGCTAACGGGTGATAACGAACGGACAGCCCAAGCAGTGGCGGCTGAAGCAGGAATTGACGGCGTATTTGCTGAAGTCTTACCCAGTGACAAGTCTGACAAAATCATCGAACTACAAGAACAAGGCAAAAAAGTAGCAATGGTTGGCGATGGGATTAACGACGCACCGGCTCTAGCCCAAGCAGATATTGGGATTGCGATTGGCTCTGGTACGGATGTTGCGGTTGACTCAGCCGATGTCGTCTTAATGAGGGATGACACGCGAGAAGTGAACACGACGATCGAATTATCCAACGCTACGCTAAAAAATATTAAGCAAAATCTATTTTGGGCCTTTGCGTACAACACACTAGGTATCCCTGTGGCGATGGGGCTCCTCTATCTCTTCGGTGGCCCATTGCTGAGCCCTGAGATTGCTGCGATTGCGATGAGCTTCAGTTCTGTCTCCGTCTTACTGAACGCCTCACGCTTGAAGACCTTCACGCCAAGTAAAGCAAAACAATAG
- a CDS encoding amidohydrolase, translating to MGTIDILAETRQIESDIIQWRRALHQIPELGLELPQTVGFVTHILDELEVTYDDSYVNGNAIVATIVGTKDMPSERVLAIRADMDGLPIKEETGLDFSSMNDNMHACGHDGHTAVLLGVAKLLQAHRDQFSGTVKLLFQPGEESPGGAQPMIDEGVMENPTVTRVIGAHQGAISPESTGTFNLKAGPLMAAPDIFSIEIEGQGYHGAYPESSHDPIVALGQLIAAIQTIKSRNIPAIDPAVISITRVQGGTNHNIIPERVCLEGTVRTLNEDVRQRIKERLKQICLGVGATMNLDCNLTYTDMYPSLINDDQVTEEVYHSLAELFSDTHLNILDKPLMGGEDMACFLQQAPGTYFFIHNPGIIDGKFHGHHHPKFDIDESKLHLSVAGFIKITLDYLN from the coding sequence ATGGGAACAATTGACATCTTAGCAGAAACAAGACAAATCGAGTCAGATATTATTCAGTGGCGCCGCGCATTACACCAAATACCTGAATTAGGCCTTGAATTACCACAGACTGTTGGATTTGTGACGCACATTTTAGATGAATTAGAAGTAACTTATGACGACTCTTACGTGAACGGCAATGCCATTGTTGCAACGATTGTAGGCACGAAGGACATGCCTTCTGAACGCGTTCTAGCGATTCGTGCTGACATGGATGGTCTGCCGATTAAAGAAGAAACCGGCTTAGACTTTAGCTCCATGAACGATAATATGCATGCTTGCGGACATGACGGGCATACAGCTGTCTTACTTGGTGTCGCTAAGCTTCTCCAAGCTCATCGTGATCAATTCAGCGGGACCGTTAAATTATTATTCCAACCCGGCGAAGAGAGTCCAGGCGGGGCCCAGCCGATGATTGATGAAGGAGTCATGGAGAATCCCACTGTTACTCGAGTCATTGGGGCACATCAAGGCGCCATATCTCCTGAGAGTACCGGAACCTTCAACTTAAAAGCGGGCCCACTAATGGCTGCTCCCGATATCTTCTCTATTGAAATTGAAGGGCAAGGTTACCATGGGGCCTATCCCGAAAGTTCTCACGATCCCATTGTTGCGTTAGGACAATTAATCGCCGCTATTCAAACCATTAAATCTCGAAACATCCCCGCTATTGATCCAGCCGTGATCTCCATTACACGTGTTCAAGGCGGCACCAACCACAACATCATTCCTGAGCGTGTTTGCTTGGAAGGAACCGTTCGTACTCTGAATGAAGATGTCCGTCAACGCATTAAAGAACGCCTAAAACAAATATGTCTCGGTGTGGGAGCAACAATGAATCTTGACTGCAATCTCACGTATACTGATATGTACCCTTCTTTAATTAATGATGATCAAGTCACTGAAGAGGTTTATCATTCACTAGCCGAATTATTTAGTGACACTCATCTTAACATCTTAGACAAGCCACTCATGGGAGGCGAAGATATGGCTTGCTTCTTACAACAAGCCCCTGGAACTTATTTCTTCATCCATAATCCGGGAATCATTGACGGAAAATTCCATGGCCATCACCACCCAAAATTTGATATCGATGAATCTAAACTCCACCTAAGTGTTGCCGGCTTCATCAAAATCACCCTCGATTACTTAAATTAA
- a CDS encoding DNA-3-methyladenine glycosylase I has translation MERCQWVTDQARYIAYHDEEWGRPTRDDRELFELLCLEGAQAGLSWWNILKRRDAYREAFDQFDPAKIRQYDEAKIEQLLANDGIIRNRLKIESVIKNAKAYERVTERCGSFSAYIWQFVENEPIQNAWENPEDVPATTEISTRMSKQMKKDGFSFVGPTICYAYMQSAGLVNDHLTRCWCYEPVKALSE, from the coding sequence ATGGAGAGATGTCAATGGGTAACGGATCAAGCACGTTATATCGCTTATCATGACGAGGAATGGGGGCGACCAACGCGAGATGACCGCGAGCTCTTCGAATTGCTCTGCCTGGAAGGTGCCCAAGCAGGACTGAGCTGGTGGAACATTCTGAAGCGACGCGACGCTTACCGTGAGGCCTTCGATCAGTTCGATCCAGCCAAGATCAGACAATACGATGAGGCCAAAATTGAGCAACTCTTAGCTAATGACGGCATCATCCGCAACCGCTTGAAGATCGAAAGTGTCATCAAAAATGCGAAAGCATATGAGCGAGTCACTGAGCGCTGTGGCTCATTCTCAGCTTACATTTGGCAGTTCGTAGAGAATGAACCGATCCAGAACGCTTGGGAGAATCCAGAAGATGTCCCCGCTACTACTGAGATCAGCACTCGCATGAGTAAACAAATGAAAAAGGACGGCTTCTCATTCGTCGGCCCGACCATTTGTTACGCCTACATGCAATCAGCCGGCTTAGTGAACGACCACTTAACCCGTTGCTGGTGCTACGAACCCGTCAAAGCCTTAAGTGAATAG
- a CDS encoding DEAD/DEAH box helicase, producing the protein MTSKSQFENQLRESLQYGFINHKQYQDKLYSPKIVLNKRETGENVLTEIQEQLETCRTFTFNVAFITEDGIAMLKTQLADLSRKGVHGRLIISPYLDFNDPDVLRGLLKFDNIEVRMTKKEKNMHAKVYFFEKEQENVVIAGSSNLTGRALKLNYEWNVKLTSAHDGDYIYQTKQELDKLWEASDPLTFEVIEAYGRNRQPLVRSEINLLEETSSQPNYYAVQPNQMQTEAIKELAALRKQGAKRALVISATGTGKTYMSAFDVRQYQPDKFLFIVHREQILRQAEASFQKVIGFDPADSCIYKSGMDISDKKYIFATIQTLQRNDNMTQIAADAFDYILIDESHRAGASGYRRVLDYFTPDFYLGMTATPERTDDENIFELFDYNIAYEIRLQDALNEEMLTPFMYYGVTEMIDSDGYLVNEETDFSDLVTSKRVDHILDKIHYYESATQKTRGLMFCSRKAEAHELSKQLNGRGLKTRALSGDDSQAVRDEVVQELEQGRLDYIITVDIFNEGVDIPSVNQVVMLRNTESSIVFVQQLGRGLRKYPDKEFVTVIDFIGNYKNNYMIPMALFGDQSYNKDNYRKDLANRNQIDGITTVNFEEIAKKQIFDSIQNTKLSSMANLKKAYADLKQRIGRIPMLKDFVIHQSMEPQVIFDTRFRNHSEFIAYMEKERNYGFSYKEFAGQVLYFVTKELMNGKRPHELILMKMLIDQDQAVEKEAYCIELENYNVAYNQDILESVENVLELHFFKSTDQKKYGGDWFVVTSDSYTLNNQLKQLLADNAWFTELMVDAIEVGLMNSADFPAGYTTSPLKIGQKYSRKDVSRLMCWDSDGTSTMFGYSLNKQTVPIFVNYHKTDKTNAEIQYEDEFINQSILKWFTTSRRTLQSKTERKIIEHQEQGIDLHLFIKKSDLDDPDHYYLGQVDVIAGTPQQERVNGQNIVTMNLALRESVPYELFHYFINE; encoded by the coding sequence ATGACAAGTAAGAGCCAGTTTGAAAATCAATTAAGGGAATCATTACAATATGGCTTTATCAATCATAAACAATATCAGGACAAATTATATTCACCCAAGATAGTACTTAATAAAAGAGAAACCGGCGAAAATGTGCTGACAGAAATTCAAGAGCAGTTAGAAACATGTCGCACATTTACCTTTAATGTAGCGTTTATTACCGAAGATGGTATTGCGATGCTGAAGACGCAATTAGCAGATTTGTCACGAAAAGGTGTCCACGGTCGGTTAATTATTTCACCGTATTTGGATTTTAATGATCCTGATGTGTTAAGAGGCTTGTTGAAGTTTGATAATATTGAAGTGAGAATGACTAAAAAAGAGAAGAACATGCATGCGAAGGTATACTTCTTCGAGAAGGAGCAAGAAAATGTTGTCATTGCAGGAAGTTCAAATTTAACAGGTCGAGCCTTGAAATTAAATTATGAGTGGAATGTGAAGCTGACATCGGCCCATGATGGTGATTATATTTACCAGACCAAGCAAGAATTGGATAAATTATGGGAAGCATCTGATCCGTTAACGTTTGAGGTAATTGAGGCATATGGTCGTAATCGGCAACCTTTAGTACGGTCAGAAATAAACTTATTAGAAGAAACAAGTAGTCAACCTAATTATTACGCAGTTCAACCCAATCAAATGCAAACAGAGGCGATTAAAGAATTAGCCGCTCTACGCAAGCAGGGCGCTAAGCGAGCGTTAGTTATTAGTGCAACAGGGACCGGGAAGACCTATATGTCAGCTTTTGATGTTCGTCAATACCAGCCGGATAAATTTTTATTCATTGTACACCGTGAACAGATTTTAAGACAAGCAGAAGCATCATTCCAAAAAGTGATTGGGTTTGATCCCGCTGATTCGTGCATTTATAAGAGTGGTATGGATATCTCTGATAAAAAATACATCTTTGCCACGATCCAAACATTACAGCGCAATGATAATATGACGCAAATTGCAGCGGATGCCTTTGATTATATACTTATTGACGAATCACACCGAGCAGGAGCAAGTGGCTATCGCAGAGTACTTGATTATTTTACGCCAGATTTTTATTTAGGAATGACAGCGACACCTGAGCGAACAGATGATGAGAATATTTTTGAGTTATTTGACTATAATATTGCTTACGAAATTCGTCTGCAGGATGCATTGAATGAAGAGATGTTAACACCATTTATGTATTATGGCGTAACAGAAATGATTGATTCAGATGGGTATTTAGTGAACGAAGAGACCGATTTTAGCGATTTAGTAACCTCCAAGCGAGTGGATCATATCTTAGATAAAATTCATTATTATGAATCAGCGACTCAAAAAACACGCGGTTTGATGTTTTGTTCACGCAAAGCAGAAGCCCACGAATTGTCTAAGCAGTTGAATGGTCGTGGATTAAAGACAAGAGCATTGAGTGGCGATGATTCGCAGGCAGTTAGAGATGAAGTTGTGCAAGAGTTGGAACAAGGCCGGCTTGATTATATTATTACGGTTGATATATTTAACGAAGGTGTAGATATTCCGAGTGTGAATCAAGTCGTGATGCTCCGAAATACTGAATCCAGTATTGTTTTTGTGCAACAGCTAGGACGAGGCTTGCGCAAGTATCCCGATAAAGAGTTTGTTACTGTAATTGATTTTATTGGGAATTATAAAAATAATTACATGATTCCCATGGCGCTGTTTGGAGATCAGTCATACAATAAAGATAATTACCGAAAAGATTTAGCCAATCGTAACCAAATTGACGGCATTACGACGGTCAACTTTGAAGAAATTGCTAAGAAACAAATTTTTGATTCGATTCAGAATACAAAATTATCTAGCATGGCTAACTTGAAAAAAGCTTATGCTGATTTGAAGCAACGGATTGGTCGAATTCCAATGTTGAAAGATTTTGTCATTCATCAGTCAATGGAACCACAAGTTATTTTTGATACGCGCTTCAGAAATCATAGTGAATTTATTGCCTATATGGAAAAAGAAAGAAATTATGGGTTTTCTTACAAAGAATTTGCGGGCCAAGTTTTATATTTTGTGACAAAGGAATTGATGAATGGGAAGCGACCACACGAATTAATCTTAATGAAAATGTTGATAGATCAGGACCAAGCAGTGGAAAAAGAAGCTTATTGCATAGAGTTGGAGAATTATAATGTTGCTTATAACCAAGACATTTTAGAATCGGTAGAAAATGTACTAGAACTCCACTTTTTTAAATCAACTGATCAGAAAAAATATGGTGGAGACTGGTTTGTTGTGACTTCAGACAGCTATACATTAAATAATCAACTCAAGCAATTATTGGCAGATAATGCGTGGTTTACTGAATTAATGGTGGATGCCATTGAAGTCGGGCTGATGAATTCAGCTGACTTCCCAGCAGGTTACACAACATCACCACTTAAAATAGGTCAAAAATATTCACGAAAAGATGTTTCACGTCTGATGTGTTGGGACAGTGACGGAACATCTACTATGTTTGGTTATTCTTTAAATAAGCAGACAGTACCTATTTTTGTCAATTATCACAAGACGGATAAGACTAATGCAGAGATTCAATATGAAGATGAATTCATTAATCAGAGTATTCTTAAATGGTTCACCACATCGCGACGTACCTTGCAATCAAAAACAGAGCGTAAAATTATTGAGCACCAGGAGCAGGGAATTGATTTACATTTATTTATTAAGAAGAGTGACTTAGATGATCCGGATCATTATTATTTAGGGCAAGTGGATGTAATTGCCGGCACGCCTCAGCAGGAACGAGTTAATGGCCAAAATATTGTTACAATGAACTTGGCCTTACGAGAATCGGTTCCTTATGAGTTATTCCATTATTTTATTAATGAATAG
- a CDS encoding CopY/TcrY family copper transport repressor encodes MMLAVDITASEWEVMRVVWAKEQTTSATIIKVLSQEMNWKDSTIKTLIGRLKDKGLLDAERDGRGFIYQATVSQQDMILKSGEQWLDRICSTKVGGVLAELIKTSELSQDDLDQIIQVAQAKKADAPKKITCQCIPGQCSC; translated from the coding sequence ATGATGCTTGCAGTTGATATTACTGCTTCAGAATGGGAAGTGATGCGTGTCGTCTGGGCAAAAGAGCAGACAACGAGTGCGACTATTATTAAGGTATTATCACAAGAAATGAATTGGAAAGATTCGACGATTAAGACGCTGATTGGACGGCTCAAGGATAAAGGATTATTGGATGCTGAGCGTGATGGTCGAGGCTTTATCTATCAAGCGACAGTGAGTCAGCAGGATATGATATTGAAATCTGGAGAGCAGTGGCTAGATCGTATCTGCAGTACAAAAGTAGGCGGTGTACTAGCAGAACTGATCAAAACTTCTGAATTGAGTCAAGATGACTTAGACCAGATTATCCAAGTAGCTCAGGCGAAAAAAGCAGATGCACCAAAAAAGATAACTTGTCAGTGTATTCCAGGCCAGTGTAGCTGTTAG
- a CDS encoding S8 family serine peptidase, with protein sequence MSKKCRSALPRIFSFCCLLIITVALFRPASEPIHATEDVQLIVEYDHVDNMPNEDQLPPQVTQVHTSRYTPTRALTIPKQYIHLLRSQAHIKSIRPNQTVIPLETDDTKRTPTSANYPWNLQAIGADIAHQQGITGKGVNIAVVDTGFYIDHPNITFAGGASIFNNDPWTNDHMGHGTHVAGIIAAAADSEFPGVAPDVNLYGVKVYHKDVLDADNTPSTTVHNLTEGIYAAMRQGVDIIVVSSGFQGEDEGMRQAVQQATDQGIVIYSASGNGQPAVDYPAAYPDVISVTSIDQFQHAASDIIAGPENDLTAPGVEITSLSSPDSVYGYPFATLSGSSQATPHAAGITALLMQKYQITASEATERLLEQAQDLDDTDFFGHGLVQFLAPEDRQQTNNTDRNSSHTDAAAEESSELYWAEPTAQETRSFLADEYFVQVQAEGILALTYTDTGLDTLRLTEAQVRTMKSRQLTLRFYLNDIEWEVPADALDTGEALFKFTDVTTHDAIETASAQSTVVKFEIQQNGAPKTTFTQPMTYRFLAQDNWEDSTDIYILDNEQNWTALDAEHSGHYLQRTTNQTGTFAVFNTKDINNTTPAQSNPNSPTRTLWIIVGISTLVLAGSIVIMKHWINPRQQ encoded by the coding sequence ATGTCAAAAAAATGTCGCTCAGCCCTCCCCCGAATCTTCAGCTTCTGTTGCCTGCTAATCATCACTGTTGCCCTATTCCGCCCTGCCAGCGAACCCATTCATGCAACAGAAGACGTGCAGTTGATTGTTGAATATGACCACGTAGACAACATGCCTAACGAAGACCAACTGCCCCCACAAGTCACCCAAGTCCACACGTCTCGGTATACACCGACACGTGCTCTCACTATTCCCAAACAATACATCCATCTCCTACGAAGCCAAGCCCATATCAAGTCTATCCGCCCCAACCAAACCGTCATCCCCTTAGAAACAGATGACACTAAAAGAACTCCCACCTCCGCCAACTACCCTTGGAATCTACAGGCGATTGGCGCTGACATAGCTCACCAACAAGGCATTACGGGAAAAGGGGTCAATATTGCAGTAGTCGATACCGGCTTCTACATCGATCATCCGAATATCACTTTCGCTGGAGGAGCCTCTATCTTCAACAATGATCCTTGGACGAACGACCACATGGGACACGGCACCCACGTCGCCGGTATTATCGCAGCCGCCGCGGATTCAGAATTCCCCGGCGTCGCTCCTGACGTCAACCTATATGGAGTAAAAGTCTACCACAAGGACGTGCTTGATGCAGATAACACGCCTAGCACCACGGTCCACAACTTGACAGAAGGAATCTATGCAGCCATGCGACAAGGTGTGGATATCATTGTCGTCAGTTCCGGCTTCCAAGGCGAAGATGAAGGCATGCGCCAAGCCGTCCAACAAGCCACTGACCAAGGCATTGTCATCTACAGCGCCAGCGGGAACGGGCAGCCAGCTGTGGATTACCCAGCAGCCTACCCTGACGTTATCTCTGTTACGAGCATCGATCAATTCCAGCACGCCGCCTCTGACATTATCGCTGGTCCTGAGAATGACCTTACAGCACCTGGCGTCGAGATTACTAGCCTCTCCTCACCCGATAGTGTCTATGGCTATCCGTTCGCAACCTTGAGCGGCAGTTCCCAAGCAACCCCACATGCAGCGGGCATTACCGCACTCTTAATGCAAAAATACCAAATAACCGCCTCGGAAGCGACCGAACGTTTACTCGAACAAGCACAAGACTTAGATGATACAGACTTCTTCGGACATGGCTTAGTCCAATTCTTAGCTCCCGAAGACCGACAACAGACTAACAATACCGACCGCAACTCAAGCCATACAGACGCCGCGGCTGAAGAGTCCTCAGAACTCTACTGGGCTGAACCCACTGCCCAAGAAACCCGCTCTTTCCTTGCTGACGAATATTTCGTCCAAGTTCAAGCAGAAGGCATCCTTGCTTTAACTTATACGGATACCGGCCTGGATACCTTGCGTCTCACCGAAGCACAAGTCAGAACGATGAAATCTCGCCAACTCACCTTGCGCTTCTATCTAAATGATATCGAATGGGAGGTCCCCGCTGATGCCTTAGATACCGGCGAAGCACTCTTCAAATTCACGGATGTGACCACCCATGATGCTATCGAAACAGCCTCAGCACAGTCTACGGTTGTCAAATTCGAAATCCAGCAGAATGGCGCACCGAAAACCACCTTCACCCAACCGATGACCTATCGCTTCCTCGCCCAAGATAATTGGGAGGACAGCACAGACATCTATATCTTAGATAACGAACAGAACTGGACTGCCCTAGATGCTGAACACAGTGGCCATTACCTACAACGAACCACTAACCAAACCGGCACCTTCGCCGTCTTCAATACCAAAGATATCAACAACACTACCCCAGCTCAATCTAACCCTAACTCTCCAACACGCACACTGTGGATAATCGTGGGGATAAGTACTCTCGTGCTAGCTGGGTCGATTGTTATCATGAAACACTGGATCAACCCCCGCCAACAGTAG
- a CDS encoding NYN domain-containing protein has product MKREILYVDGYNMIGAWPNLKRLQQRDEIGTARDELLHELSNYGAFAGIEVIVVFDAQLVPGITQRYEQYDLEVIFTQEGETADEYIERSVGEENFLVSNVKVATSDLAEQWMIFQRGATRKSANELWKDIKQTKQSITSEATAYRLSQYRRNSPITDEDQYRLRKLYHQMVNQKTDEKE; this is encoded by the coding sequence GTGAAGCGAGAGATTCTGTATGTGGATGGTTATAATATGATTGGGGCGTGGCCGAATTTGAAGCGGCTGCAGCAACGGGATGAGATTGGGACGGCTCGTGATGAGTTGTTGCATGAGTTGAGTAATTATGGGGCATTCGCGGGGATTGAGGTGATTGTGGTGTTCGATGCGCAGTTGGTGCCGGGGATTACGCAACGGTATGAGCAGTATGATCTGGAGGTGATCTTCACGCAGGAGGGTGAGACGGCGGATGAGTATATTGAGCGGTCGGTGGGTGAAGAGAACTTTTTGGTTTCGAATGTGAAGGTGGCGACGAGTGATTTGGCTGAGCAGTGGATGATTTTCCAGCGCGGGGCGACACGGAAGTCAGCGAATGAGCTGTGGAAGGATATTAAGCAGACGAAGCAGTCGATTACGAGCGAGGCGACAGCATATCGGCTCAGTCAATATCGCCGCAACTCACCGATTACAGATGAAGACCAATACCGCCTGCGGAAGCTGTATCATCAAATGGTGAATCAGAAGACTGATGAAAAAGAGTAG